In Oscillospiraceae bacterium, the genomic window GCAAGGGCTGATCTCCCGTAACAGCAAAGAGGACGATGCGTTATGCATCGTCCTCTTTTTTCATTCGCCTCTTGCCAGCTGCTGCAGCTTTGGCTTGTCCAGCACCTGCACCCCGCCGCGGTACAGCCGCACCCAGCCCTCCTGCGCGAAGTATTTGAGCATCCGGCTCACCACCTCGCGGGCAGAACCCATGTACTTTGCCATCTGGTCGTGGGTCATGCGCACCTCATCGCCGCCGGTCTTGGCCAGCTCGTCGGTGAGAAAGATGGCCAGCCGCCGGTCGGCGCTCATGAACAGGATCTGCTGCATCGTCCACATGGTGTCGGAAAAGCGCTCTGCCGTGAGCTGGTAGGCGTAGCAGCGCACATAGACATTCTGCTGCATCAGACGGCGGAAGATGCCCGCGCTGATGCACAGTGCCTCGGTGTCCTCCTCAGCGTCGATGTACAGGTCCACATTCACCGAGTCCATCACGCAGGACGCCGACAGGATGCACACCTCCCCGCCGAACAGGCGGTAGAGGGTCACGTCCCGGCCGTCCTCCGACAGCAGATAGGCCCGCAGC contains:
- a CDS encoding Crp/Fnr family transcriptional regulator, which translates into the protein MQKTPEDRNCLACAFPFWAQLTADEQEMLCRYTRPVHYHKGARVHSPLESCVGILLLRTGQLRAYLLSEDGRDVTLYRLFGGEVCILSASCVMDSVNVDLYIDAEEDTEALCISAGIFRRLMQQNVYVRCYAYQLTAERFSDTMWTMQQILFMSADRRLAIFLTDELAKTGGDEVRMTHDQMAKYMGSAREVVSRMLKYFAQEGWVRLYRGGVQVLDKPKLQQLARGE